From a region of the Burkholderiaceae bacterium DAT-1 genome:
- a CDS encoding anaerobic ribonucleoside-triphosphate reductase activating protein: MSKPASFVPRTDTDQPAMQQPAAAVTTLLACSEHAWPGRRAAVVFVSGCPWRCVYCCHPQLQQRTVAYQRSEVLDWLKVQRQHLDSVVFSGGEALGDPRFPEMLFAARKLGFQTGLHTAGIFPGQMAPLLAHLDWVALDIKTTVAHHDSLTGKSNSHWPTGFALELLINSHPNFECRTTWHPDWLSELELLELARELSVRGVKRYALQQAYLPEQMPIAPHPGVLISLSSIFEHFEYREALPNLV, encoded by the coding sequence ATGTCCAAGCCAGCCTCCTTCGTCCCAAGAACGGACACCGATCAGCCTGCCATGCAGCAACCCGCTGCTGCGGTCACTACGCTGCTTGCATGCTCCGAGCACGCATGGCCGGGACGGCGTGCGGCCGTTGTGTTTGTATCCGGTTGTCCCTGGCGATGCGTTTACTGCTGTCATCCGCAACTACAACAGCGAACCGTTGCTTACCAGCGAAGCGAGGTGCTCGACTGGCTCAAAGTGCAACGCCAGCACCTCGATTCGGTTGTGTTTTCGGGTGGTGAAGCATTGGGTGACCCGCGTTTTCCTGAAATGCTATTCGCCGCAAGGAAGCTGGGATTTCAAACGGGCTTGCACACTGCGGGAATATTTCCGGGGCAAATGGCGCCGCTGCTTGCGCATCTTGACTGGGTTGCGCTGGATATCAAAACGACCGTTGCACATCACGACTCATTGACCGGCAAATCCAACTCACATTGGCCAACCGGCTTTGCGCTGGAACTCCTGATCAATAGTCACCCCAATTTCGAGTGCCGTACAACATGGCATCCAGACTGGCTCAGTGAGCTGGAACTCTTGGAACTCGCTCGCGAATTATCCGTACGTGGCGTTAAGCGCTATGCACTGCAACAAGCCTATCTACCAGAGCAAATGCCCATTGCGCCTCACCCCGGCGTATTGATCTCGCTTTCATCGATTTTCGAACACTTCGAATATCGCGAGGCATTGCCCAACCTGGTGTAA
- the trpE gene encoding anthranilate synthase component I, translating to MTELEFDALARQGYNRIPVVQEGLADLYTPLSAYLRLADAPYTYLLESVVGGERFGRYSFIGLPAKTVLTVRGKTVEVHTDGVLVESHEGDPLGFIGQFQSRYHVPPHEGLPRFTGGLVGYFGYETIKLIESRLDRGDKADVIGAPDIQLLLSEEIAIFDNLSGKLYLVVYADPAQPNAFAKANSRLHELRMQLREPARLPRCEPTPHTTPKSEFGETAFKQAVERAKQYILEGDIMQVVLSQRMQMKFEQSPITLYRSLRTLNPSPYMFYYNLGDTHIVGASPEILVRQERGTVTVRPIAGTRPRGKNRVEDLALEAELLSDPKEVAEHVMLMDLGRNDVGRIAETGSVRVTDDRVIERYSHVMHIVSSVEGKLKGNFDNLDVLKATFPAGTVSGAPKVRAMEIIDELEPTKRGIYAGAVGYLGFNGDMDLAIAIRTAVIKNKVLYVQAGAGIVADSVPQSEWQETMNKARAVVRAAELAQRGLDS from the coding sequence ATGACCGAACTCGAATTCGACGCACTGGCGCGTCAAGGCTATAACCGTATTCCCGTTGTACAAGAAGGTCTCGCAGACCTCTACACACCGCTTTCTGCCTACTTGCGCCTTGCAGATGCGCCCTATACTTACCTGCTGGAATCCGTTGTCGGCGGTGAGCGTTTTGGCCGCTATTCCTTCATTGGTCTGCCCGCCAAAACAGTACTGACGGTGCGCGGAAAAACGGTAGAAGTACATACTGATGGGGTCTTGGTGGAATCACACGAAGGCGATCCTCTCGGGTTTATTGGTCAGTTTCAGTCGCGCTACCATGTCCCGCCGCACGAAGGCCTCCCCAGATTTACGGGCGGTTTGGTTGGTTACTTTGGCTATGAAACCATCAAACTGATCGAATCTCGCCTCGATCGCGGTGATAAAGCCGACGTCATTGGTGCGCCTGACATTCAGTTGCTGTTATCCGAAGAAATTGCCATTTTCGATAATTTGAGCGGCAAACTCTATCTAGTGGTTTATGCCGATCCAGCGCAACCCAATGCCTTTGCCAAAGCCAATTCACGCTTGCATGAATTGCGCATGCAGCTTCGCGAACCCGCTAGACTGCCGCGCTGTGAGCCGACGCCACACACCACGCCAAAATCCGAATTTGGCGAAACCGCTTTCAAGCAAGCTGTTGAACGGGCCAAGCAATACATCCTTGAAGGCGACATCATGCAGGTGGTGCTCAGCCAGCGCATGCAGATGAAATTCGAGCAGTCACCTATTACGCTGTATCGCTCGCTGCGCACGCTCAATCCATCGCCTTACATGTTCTATTACAACCTCGGCGATACGCATATCGTGGGTGCATCGCCCGAGATTCTGGTTCGCCAAGAACGAGGCACAGTCACGGTGCGACCCATTGCAGGTACTCGTCCGCGTGGTAAAAATCGAGTGGAAGACCTCGCGCTCGAAGCAGAACTACTGTCAGACCCCAAAGAAGTAGCCGAGCATGTCATGCTAATGGATCTTGGTCGCAACGATGTAGGCCGTATTGCCGAGACAGGCAGCGTACGCGTGACCGACGACCGCGTGATTGAGCGCTACTCGCACGTCATGCACATCGTATCGAGTGTAGAAGGCAAGCTAAAAGGTAACTTTGACAATCTGGATGTCCTCAAAGCCACCTTTCCTGCCGGAACGGTTTCTGGCGCACCCAAGGTTCGGGCGATGGAAATCATCGACGAACTCGAGCCTACCAAACGCGGCATTTACGCAGGTGCAGTTGGCTACCTCGGATTTAATGGCGATATGGACCTCGCCATTGCCATTCGCACAGCGGTTATCAAAAACAAGGTGCTGTATGTACAAGCCGGTGCGGGTATCGTGGCTGATTCTGTCCCGCAATCCGAATGGCAAGAAACCATGAATAAGGCGCGCGCCGTGGTGCGTGCGGCGGAGCTGGCCCAGCGCGGGCTGGATAGCTGA
- a CDS encoding phosphoglycolate phosphatase: protein MTTSITLVALDLDGTLVDSIGDLAAAANAMREDLGCVPLPQAVLESYVGGGMARLVHRALTDSRHGEVDPDTHDKGMAAFDLHYTRLLTATTRPYPGVESGLALLQSQGIQLACITNKPYRFSVPILEQTGLASYFSLVLGGDSLPEKKPSALPLLHACAHFGLPASQLLMVGDSHYDLDAARAANARCALFDYGYEDIGPLSPDLKATSLVEIAEFVKNANSTLLNSQ from the coding sequence ATGACAACGTCCATCACACTCGTCGCACTCGATCTGGATGGCACGCTGGTGGATAGCATTGGCGATCTGGCCGCAGCGGCCAATGCAATGCGGGAAGATCTCGGATGTGTTCCGCTGCCTCAAGCCGTACTCGAAAGCTACGTGGGAGGCGGCATGGCCAGACTGGTACACCGCGCTCTGACCGATAGCCGACACGGAGAAGTCGATCCCGATACTCACGATAAGGGTATGGCTGCGTTCGATCTGCACTATACGCGACTACTCACCGCGACCACCCGTCCCTACCCGGGTGTTGAGTCGGGGTTGGCGCTACTCCAGTCTCAAGGCATTCAACTGGCCTGCATCACCAATAAGCCGTATCGCTTTAGCGTGCCCATACTCGAACAAACCGGGCTTGCATCGTATTTTTCCTTAGTACTGGGAGGGGATAGCCTCCCCGAGAAAAAGCCAAGCGCCCTGCCCTTATTGCATGCTTGCGCCCATTTTGGCCTGCCTGCCAGTCAGCTGCTGATGGTTGGAGATTCCCACTATGATCTGGATGCGGCACGCGCAGCGAATGCGCGATGTGCGCTTTTCGACTACGGATACGAAGACATCGGCCCGCTCTCACCAGATTTAAAGGCGACAAGTCTTGTCGAGATCGCCGAATTCGTTAAGAATGCGAACTCCACTTTGTTAAACAGCCAATAA
- a CDS encoding SDR family NAD(P)-dependent oxidoreductase, whose product MRGYVITGAARGLGLALAQAVIAQGGHLIALARNESAELRALAEQGRGYRFVACDLSDMHALPDLADEVFGSLASIAWESLTLINNAGVIDPIGPSGTLDDAAIVRLVQINVTAPMLLTNAFIRHLGPHRFDRRIMNISSGAGRRPSEGWSTYCASKAALDMFTLTAAQEQASHDGIGMVSIAPGIIDTGMQSQIRQSTTDQFPNLEYFINMKETGQLTSPEVCAEKLIAYLHDARFGQDAIADIRAPFPGGSA is encoded by the coding sequence ATGCGGGGATACGTCATCACGGGCGCTGCGCGCGGACTTGGGCTCGCGCTTGCGCAAGCCGTGATTGCGCAGGGTGGTCACCTGATTGCATTGGCACGCAACGAGAGTGCCGAGCTCAGGGCGCTGGCCGAACAAGGCCGCGGCTATAGATTCGTTGCCTGTGACTTGTCCGATATGCACGCTCTCCCTGATCTTGCCGATGAAGTATTTGGCTCGCTCGCCAGTATCGCCTGGGAATCGCTGACACTCATCAACAATGCGGGTGTGATTGATCCCATTGGACCGAGTGGCACGCTGGACGATGCGGCGATCGTGAGGCTGGTCCAGATCAATGTCACTGCACCCATGCTGCTGACCAATGCGTTTATTCGTCATCTTGGCCCGCATCGCTTCGATCGGCGCATCATGAATATCAGCTCCGGTGCCGGACGGCGTCCATCCGAGGGATGGAGCACGTACTGCGCAAGTAAAGCGGCGCTTGATATGTTTACCCTGACGGCTGCACAGGAACAAGCCAGCCATGATGGAATTGGCATGGTCTCCATTGCCCCCGGCATCATTGACACCGGTATGCAGTCGCAGATCCGTCAGTCGACGACCGATCAATTCCCTAATCTGGAATACTTCATCAACATGAAGGAAACGGGCCAGCTCACGTCCCCGGAAGTATGCGCTGAAAAACTGATTGCCTATCTGCATGACGCACGCTTCGGGCAAGATGCCATTGCCGACATCCGGGCTCCATTTCCGGGCGGTTCTGCATGA
- the rpe gene encoding ribulose-phosphate 3-epimerase yields MSSPTFRIAPSILSANFAKLGQEVQDVIAAGADIVHFDVMDNHYVPNLTIGPMVCEAIRPCTEALIDVHLMVKPVDRIIPDFAKAGANIITFHPEASEHVDRSLSLIREQGCKAGLVFNPATSLSYLDYVMDKVDMILLMSVNPGFGGQKFIPATLDKLHEARKRIDAYTERTGREIWLEIDGGVKVDNIAEIARAGADTFVAGSAIYNTPDYKATIDAMRAELAKV; encoded by the coding sequence ATGAGCTCGCCGACTTTCCGCATTGCCCCCTCCATTCTGTCTGCAAACTTCGCCAAACTGGGCCAGGAGGTTCAGGATGTGATTGCTGCGGGTGCAGATATTGTGCATTTTGATGTCATGGACAATCACTATGTTCCCAATCTCACCATCGGCCCGATGGTTTGCGAAGCCATTCGCCCCTGCACCGAAGCACTGATTGATGTACACCTGATGGTCAAGCCAGTCGACCGTATCATTCCCGACTTTGCCAAGGCAGGCGCCAATATCATCACCTTCCATCCGGAAGCCAGCGAGCACGTAGATCGCTCCCTTTCGCTGATCCGCGAACAGGGTTGCAAGGCTGGCCTGGTATTCAATCCAGCCACCTCACTGAGCTATCTCGACTATGTCATGGACAAGGTGGACATGATTCTGCTGATGTCTGTTAATCCGGGCTTTGGCGGACAGAAGTTCATCCCGGCGACACTCGATAAGTTGCACGAAGCACGCAAGCGCATTGATGCCTACACCGAGCGCACCGGACGCGAGATCTGGCTTGAAATTGATGGCGGCGTCAAAGTGGATAATATTGCCGAAATTGCCCGAGCAGGCGCAGACACCTTTGTTGCCGGTTCGGCGATTTACAACACACCGGACTACAAAGCCACGATCGACGCCATGCGCGCAGAGCTGGCCAAGGTCTGA
- the apaG gene encoding Co2+/Mg2+ efflux protein ApaG has product MAESTKYEMSVSVTTHYLAEQSDTEAQRFVFAYQIKIRNTGTVAGQLLSRHWVIRDGESQVQEVRGMGVVGEQPNIQPGEEFEYVSGAALTSQVGTMEGSYQFIAADGVEFQVMIDPFVLSVPRVLH; this is encoded by the coding sequence ATGGCTGAATCCACAAAATACGAGATGAGCGTCTCGGTAACAACCCACTACTTGGCCGAACAGTCTGATACTGAGGCGCAACGGTTCGTTTTCGCCTATCAGATCAAGATCCGCAATACCGGTACGGTAGCAGGCCAGCTATTGAGCAGGCACTGGGTGATACGGGATGGCGAGAGTCAGGTACAGGAAGTCCGGGGGATGGGCGTGGTGGGAGAGCAACCCAATATCCAGCCCGGCGAGGAGTTCGAGTATGTCAGCGGCGCAGCACTGACCTCGCAGGTAGGAACGATGGAGGGGAGTTACCAGTTCATAGCAGCTGACGGTGTCGAGTTTCAGGTGATGATCGATCCCTTTGTGTTATCTGTCCCGCGCGTGCTGCACTGA
- the dapA gene encoding 4-hydroxy-tetrahydrodipicolinate synthase, whose translation MLTGSLVALVTPMFEDGSLDFASLKKLVDFHIDAGTAGLIAVGTTGESATVDVHEHLDIIAKTVEFAGGRVPVIAGTGANSTKESIELAAEAKRAGAAMSLSVVPYYNKPTQEGIYRHYKAIAEAVDLPVILYNVPGRTVADMSNETVLRLTEVPGIVGLKDATADIARAADLFKRAPKQFALYSGDDATALAFMLLGGHGVISVTTNVAPALMADMCRHALAGNIAAARECNDRLQGLHKHLFVEANPIPVKWAVQQLGLIGEGIRLPLTPLSVSAQPIVAAAMREAGLSV comes from the coding sequence ATGTTGACAGGCAGTCTGGTTGCACTGGTAACCCCCATGTTCGAGGATGGCAGTCTGGATTTTGCCAGCCTGAAAAAACTCGTTGATTTTCATATTGATGCTGGCACGGCGGGGTTGATTGCGGTTGGCACCACTGGCGAATCGGCTACCGTCGACGTGCATGAGCATCTCGACATCATTGCTAAAACGGTTGAGTTTGCAGGTGGCCGCGTACCTGTCATTGCTGGCACGGGCGCCAATTCGACCAAGGAATCAATCGAACTCGCTGCCGAAGCGAAGCGTGCGGGTGCCGCAATGTCACTTTCGGTGGTGCCGTATTACAACAAACCCACGCAGGAAGGCATCTATCGTCACTATAAGGCGATTGCCGAAGCAGTGGATCTGCCGGTCATCCTGTACAACGTACCGGGTCGAACCGTTGCGGATATGAGCAATGAGACGGTGCTGCGCCTGACCGAGGTGCCGGGCATCGTCGGGCTCAAAGATGCAACCGCTGATATTGCGCGGGCAGCTGACCTGTTCAAGCGTGCGCCAAAGCAATTCGCACTGTATTCTGGTGATGATGCAACTGCATTGGCGTTTATGCTGCTTGGCGGCCACGGTGTGATCTCTGTTACCACCAATGTTGCGCCTGCCCTGATGGCCGATATGTGCCGCCATGCACTGGCTGGCAATATTGCTGCTGCACGTGAATGCAATGACCGCTTGCAAGGACTGCACAAGCATCTATTTGTTGAAGCCAATCCGATTCCGGTTAAGTGGGCTGTTCAACAACTTGGCCTGATTGGCGAAGGCATTCGTTTACCTCTGACCCCGCTGTCTGTGAGCGCGCAACCGATTGTTGCTGCCGCCATGCGCGAGGCCGGTCTCTCCGTTTAA
- the bamC gene encoding outer membrane protein assembly factor BamC: MNSNQRKLSRPIAVMSLAMFAAGCAHIPFVTKSESDADKNSYRQSRESLNQKRLDIPPELTAPESRTAFDIPGVTSKQLSAEGKKAMEAGTVSAKFTKVSLQSDGAQRWLVVDASVEQVWGQVRQFMLDKGFELTVDNPVAGLLETNFAHRKSAVPDGMFRSAITRVFGNAYSTDFVDQYRVRVERSADDKRTEVFISHSAMKEAELGSLENSNVRWMAVPNDPEYSAFMLKQLLVRIGATEENASAVASDASKPVAAPAPAQTAGKDGAKKRVQAVKIDGVRGLQLYESFDRSWRRVGLAVERAGYAVADRDRRLGVYYIRKGKPDDLANKNEKGFWEKLAFWRDDKADKIDNNKTPKGTEYQVAVSAYGSDTLVKVTGKDGNTLNEKMTEELLSNLESELQ, from the coding sequence ATGAATTCGAATCAACGCAAATTGTCGCGTCCGATCGCTGTGATGAGCCTGGCCATGTTTGCGGCCGGTTGTGCGCATATCCCCTTTGTTACCAAGAGCGAAAGCGATGCTGACAAAAATTCGTATCGTCAGTCACGTGAATCGCTGAATCAAAAGCGGCTAGACATTCCGCCCGAATTGACTGCGCCAGAGTCTCGCACAGCGTTTGATATCCCCGGTGTGACATCCAAACAGTTATCGGCAGAAGGCAAGAAAGCCATGGAAGCCGGTACCGTTTCTGCCAAATTTACCAAGGTGAGCCTGCAGTCCGATGGTGCGCAGCGCTGGCTGGTGGTAGACGCGTCTGTCGAGCAGGTATGGGGGCAGGTACGGCAATTCATGCTGGATAAGGGCTTTGAGCTGACTGTCGATAACCCGGTTGCCGGTTTGCTGGAAACTAACTTCGCCCATCGTAAGTCAGCCGTGCCCGATGGCATGTTCCGCAGTGCCATTACGCGTGTGTTCGGGAATGCCTACTCAACTGATTTTGTAGATCAGTATCGTGTACGCGTTGAGCGAAGCGCAGATGACAAGCGTACCGAGGTCTTTATCAGCCATTCGGCAATGAAGGAGGCTGAACTGGGTAGTCTTGAAAACTCGAATGTTCGCTGGATGGCCGTACCCAACGATCCTGAGTATTCAGCCTTTATGCTGAAGCAATTGCTCGTTCGTATTGGCGCAACAGAGGAAAATGCCAGCGCTGTGGCAAGCGATGCAAGCAAACCAGTTGCTGCGCCTGCGCCCGCACAGACAGCCGGTAAGGACGGCGCCAAGAAGCGCGTCCAGGCTGTGAAGATTGATGGTGTGCGTGGTCTGCAACTGTATGAAAGCTTTGATCGTTCGTGGCGCCGCGTTGGGCTGGCTGTTGAGCGTGCAGGTTATGCGGTTGCCGATCGTGATCGCCGTCTGGGTGTGTACTACATCCGCAAGGGTAAGCCAGACGATCTCGCCAATAAGAATGAAAAAGGCTTTTGGGAAAAGCTGGCATTCTGGCGTGATGACAAGGCTGACAAGATCGACAATAACAAAACACCTAAGGGTACAGAGTATCAGGTGGCCGTTTCAGCCTATGGCAGCGATACCTTGGTGAAGGTGACTGGCAAGGATGGCAATACGCTGAATGAAAAGATGACAGAAGAATTGTTATCGAATCTTGAGTCCGAGTTGCAGTAA
- the flgB gene encoding flagellar basal body rod protein FlgB, which translates to MLSKLDKYFSGTEKSMQLRSLRQEVLASNIANADTPNYKARDFDFGSAYKQALTSKRASGDSLSLARTDTRHIAANSTSSNGEGELPLLYRNDVQPSIDGNTVDMNIEMGHFTDNALRYQADITFMQQRISLYKAALQNQ; encoded by the coding sequence ATGCTCTCCAAACTCGACAAGTATTTTTCTGGTACCGAAAAGTCGATGCAGTTGCGCAGCCTTCGTCAGGAAGTGCTGGCCAGCAATATCGCCAATGCGGATACACCGAACTACAAAGCCCGCGATTTCGACTTTGGTTCTGCATACAAGCAAGCATTGACGAGCAAGCGGGCAAGTGGGGACAGCCTAAGTCTGGCTAGAACAGATACCCGTCATATTGCGGCGAATAGCACCAGCTCAAATGGAGAAGGCGAATTGCCATTGCTATATCGCAATGACGTGCAGCCCTCGATTGATGGCAATACGGTCGATATGAATATCGAAATGGGACACTTTACGGATAACGCACTGCGTTATCAGGCAGACATTACCTTCATGCAACAGCGAATCTCGCTGTATAAGGCTGCTCTGCAGAATCAGTAA
- the flgC gene encoding flagellar basal body rod protein FlgC, with translation MSLFRVFDVASTGMTAQSMRLNVVASNLANADSATSVNGQPYKAKQVVFTATPIVKGEPQSVGVAVTAISEDQSPPKLVYDPHNPLADEKGYVAMPNVNPVEEMTNMISASRSYQTNADMMNTAKTLIQRTLSLGQA, from the coding sequence ATGTCGCTATTCCGCGTATTTGATGTGGCGAGCACAGGAATGACAGCTCAATCCATGCGATTGAATGTCGTGGCCAGTAACTTGGCCAATGCAGATAGTGCAACCAGTGTGAATGGTCAGCCATATAAAGCTAAACAGGTTGTATTTACTGCGACCCCAATCGTTAAAGGTGAGCCGCAATCTGTTGGTGTTGCAGTGACCGCCATTTCTGAAGATCAATCTCCCCCGAAATTGGTATACGACCCCCATAACCCGCTAGCAGATGAAAAAGGGTATGTGGCCATGCCCAATGTCAATCCGGTCGAAGAAATGACCAATATGATTTCTGCATCACGGTCATATCAAACCAATGCAGACATGATGAATACCGCCAAGACATTGATCCAGCGAACTCTATCGCTCGGACAAGCTTGA
- a CDS encoding flagellar biosynthesis protein FlgD, producing the protein MATSTASSSTAGTNPYQNLNQAGQATKANEDATSASNLQGQFLKMLLTQLQNQDPLNPMNSAETTSQMAQISTVSGIQQLNTTMTALSANMTAGYSYQATSLIGHSVLDSGSQLISDGKSQASFGVDIPVGTARMNIIIKDSNGVAVDAFSVDAPAPGNQQLMQWDGKDGDGNFLPAGKYSIATSMVGKDGTTQTGATYTFNQVASISFGANGVTLNLANGNQVPFTKITQVI; encoded by the coding sequence ATGGCTACCAGTACTGCATCTAGCTCAACCGCCGGCACAAATCCTTACCAGAATTTGAACCAGGCGGGTCAAGCGACCAAGGCAAATGAGGATGCAACCTCTGCCAGCAACTTGCAGGGACAGTTCCTGAAAATGCTGCTGACGCAGCTGCAGAATCAGGATCCGCTCAACCCGATGAATAGCGCAGAAACAACCAGCCAAATGGCACAAATCAGTACGGTCAGCGGTATTCAACAATTGAATACGACGATGACTGCACTGAGTGCAAATATGACAGCTGGTTACTCATATCAGGCTACTTCGCTGATTGGGCACTCGGTGCTGGATAGCGGAAGTCAGCTGATCAGTGATGGCAAGAGCCAAGCCAGCTTCGGGGTAGATATTCCGGTTGGTACAGCCCGGATGAATATCATCATTAAGGACAGCAATGGCGTAGCGGTGGATGCATTCAGTGTTGATGCCCCCGCTCCGGGTAATCAGCAGTTAATGCAATGGGATGGCAAAGACGGCGATGGAAATTTTCTGCCGGCAGGAAAGTATTCCATTGCCACCAGTATGGTTGGTAAAGACGGTACAACCCAGACGGGTGCGACCTACACATTTAATCAGGTGGCAAGCATCTCATTTGGTGCGAATGGCGTCACCCTTAATTTGGCAAATGGAAATCAGGTTCCATTTACCAAGATCACGCAAGTGATTTAA
- a CDS encoding flagellar hook-basal body complex protein, translating to MAFQTALSGLTISSAFLNVIGNNVANSNTVGFKSSAAIFSDMFSSNLNGSSIQVGMGANTATVAQHFNQGSSTATNNPLDMMIAGKGFFGVMTGVGADPSNPQTSAQMAYTRNGQFQINRDGYVVNSGGYLQGYGVDDNGNVLSGATKAIQITSNQTMIPARATGASTQNNAGLNMALNLPADAPVISQGTKNVYINSLVLDRNSPPPAPPAAAYQMRVSDPLGNFHTLYVGLQPNATDTNGWDVFTSIDDPNLPTTPNDSLKFNAPPSPASTSPTSVTSATEAQKISFKIAPISQAYDNTTFNFNLNFPAAQQIIPGGSGSANTGSISGDDNSALHTSVSIYGNTLSTTNQSFNGSFLDPNGQVHNLTVNLTYTPPTQSGPGTWSGDYSVIDPATGNVELGPTTIPAFLAGNKSPLSLVALPTINGGTVDTTLDLDVNGLSNMATGQQTATMLVRNNPPVTLTDAKTFTKSNPETVYDSQGNAQLLTLYYIKVGTNTWEVQTSLNGKPPVTQPGFITFGADGKMTKVGVNSVPVPGTNNASTNPSFYFTAPSPADGASTLSFNVNLSGTIQYGSQFAVLNENQDGFAAGTITGVSVGSDGTIQGNYSNGQTRNVGQIVLYSFVNEQGLASIGNNLWTATYASNAAIGPGIAGTATLGTIKSNAIEASNVDVTQELVAMITAQRSYQANAETIKTEDQLLQTITNLR from the coding sequence ATGGCATTCCAGACAGCACTGAGTGGATTGACAATTTCTTCGGCTTTCCTAAACGTGATTGGCAATAACGTTGCTAACTCAAATACGGTAGGTTTCAAGTCGTCCGCAGCAATCTTTTCGGATATGTTCAGCAGTAATCTGAATGGCAGCTCAATTCAGGTGGGGATGGGGGCCAATACCGCTACCGTTGCACAGCATTTTAATCAGGGATCGAGTACTGCTACCAATAATCCTTTGGACATGATGATTGCCGGAAAGGGTTTTTTTGGGGTGATGACCGGGGTAGGCGCCGATCCTTCCAATCCGCAAACGTCCGCGCAGATGGCGTACACACGTAATGGCCAGTTCCAGATCAATCGTGATGGCTACGTTGTCAATAGTGGAGGGTACCTGCAAGGCTACGGCGTAGATGACAATGGCAATGTATTAAGTGGTGCAACCAAAGCCATCCAGATCACCAGCAATCAGACCATGATTCCAGCTCGCGCTACGGGTGCTTCGACCCAGAACAATGCAGGGTTGAATATGGCACTGAATTTGCCCGCTGATGCGCCAGTCATTAGCCAGGGTACAAAAAATGTCTATATCAATAGCCTGGTTCTGGATCGCAATAGTCCGCCGCCCGCTCCGCCTGCCGCAGCTTACCAAATGCGCGTGAGTGATCCGCTTGGTAATTTCCACACCCTGTATGTCGGGCTGCAACCAAATGCAACAGATACCAATGGCTGGGATGTGTTCACCTCCATTGATGATCCGAATCTGCCTACTACACCAAACGATAGTCTGAAATTTAATGCGCCACCGTCGCCTGCATCCACATCGCCCACATCGGTGACCAGTGCGACCGAGGCACAAAAAATTTCATTCAAAATCGCACCCATTTCGCAGGCCTACGACAATACCACGTTCAACTTTAATTTGAACTTTCCGGCTGCCCAGCAAATTATCCCGGGTGGATCGGGGAGTGCAAATACAGGTTCAATCAGTGGTGATGATAATTCGGCATTGCATACATCCGTCTCGATTTACGGCAATACCTTATCTACCACCAATCAAAGTTTCAATGGCTCGTTTCTTGATCCCAATGGTCAGGTTCACAATCTGACTGTCAACCTCACCTATACCCCGCCGACGCAATCGGGCCCGGGTACCTGGAGTGGTGACTACTCTGTGATTGATCCTGCCACCGGCAATGTCGAATTGGGGCCAACCACCATTCCGGCATTTCTTGCCGGTAATAAATCGCCATTGTCCTTGGTCGCATTGCCGACCATTAATGGCGGAACAGTGGATACCACACTGGATCTGGATGTAAATGGTTTGAGCAATATGGCAACTGGTCAGCAAACTGCGACGATGCTGGTTCGTAATAATCCGCCGGTGACGCTAACAGATGCCAAGACTTTCACGAAGAGCAATCCGGAAACGGTGTACGACTCGCAAGGTAATGCGCAATTGCTCACGCTGTATTACATCAAAGTGGGCACGAATACCTGGGAAGTACAAACCAGTTTGAATGGCAAGCCACCCGTGACCCAGCCAGGTTTCATCACCTTTGGCGCAGATGGGAAGATGACCAAGGTGGGGGTCAATTCGGTACCTGTTCCCGGTACGAATAATGCTAGTACAAATCCATCTTTTTATTTTACGGCACCCAGCCCGGCGGATGGCGCTTCAACCTTGTCATTTAACGTCAATCTGAGTGGCACCATTCAGTACGGTAGCCAGTTTGCGGTGTTGAATGAAAATCAGGACGGGTTTGCAGCGGGGACCATTACCGGTGTATCGGTGGGGAGTGATGGCACGATTCAGGGCAATTACTCCAATGGCCAGACGCGTAATGTCGGTCAGATTGTGCTGTATTCCTTTGTCAATGAACAAGGGCTGGCTTCAATCGGGAATAACCTCTGGACGGCAACATATGCCTCTAATGCGGCAATCGGCCCGGGCATTGCCGGTACGGCGACACTGGGCACCATCAAGTCCAACGCAATCGAAGCATCCAATGTGGATGTAACGCAGGAACTGGTGGCCATGATTACCGCGCAGCGCAGTTATCAGGCCAATGCGGAAACGATCAAGACCGAAGACCAATTGCTGCAGACAATCACCAATCTGCGTTAA